The following coding sequences are from one Campylobacter concisus window:
- a CDS encoding FecCD family ABC transporter permease: MKKYLFLSLFLAFAVVFSLLAGRISLEGLIDYYQNDEETLYALVFDLRLPRLIAAFLIGASLSAAGVIFQAMFANPLVSPNILGVGSGAGFGAVVCILAFGSPVATQIGAFVFGFLAVMIAYALGVLANKNSKLMLVLAGIITGAIFETLISVVKYVADTQEKLPSIVYWLMGSLSAISWSDVAALAPVCVSGLVLLSLMGWKLNILSLGGEHASILGESKFLGFIFIVLATLITAASVAIAGIIGWVGLLMPHVTRLIYGPDNSQLVPISAILGGIFLMLTDVAARSVSSAEIPLSILTALIGAPMIGVIIVKKGKRWS; encoded by the coding sequence ATGAAAAAATATCTGTTTTTATCGCTTTTTCTAGCCTTTGCGGTCGTTTTTTCGCTGCTTGCGGGTAGGATTTCGCTTGAGGGGCTAATTGACTATTATCAAAACGACGAAGAGACGCTTTACGCTTTGGTATTCGACCTGCGCCTACCAAGGCTGATAGCGGCGTTTTTGATAGGCGCTAGCCTTAGCGCGGCGGGCGTGATATTTCAGGCGATGTTTGCAAACCCTTTGGTAAGCCCAAATATCTTGGGAGTAGGTAGCGGAGCGGGATTTGGAGCGGTAGTTTGCATTTTAGCCTTCGGTAGTCCCGTGGCCACGCAAATAGGCGCTTTCGTTTTCGGCTTTTTAGCCGTCATGATAGCTTACGCCCTGGGCGTTTTGGCAAACAAAAACTCAAAGCTCATGCTGGTGCTTGCGGGCATTATCACGGGAGCGATATTTGAGACGCTGATCTCCGTCGTCAAATACGTCGCCGATACGCAAGAAAAGCTGCCTAGTATCGTATATTGGCTGATGGGAAGCCTAAGCGCCATCTCATGGAGCGACGTAGCAGCGCTTGCTCCCGTTTGCGTTAGCGGGCTTGTGCTTTTGAGCCTAATGGGCTGGAAGCTAAACATTTTATCCTTAGGCGGCGAACATGCAAGTATTTTGGGCGAGAGTAAATTTTTAGGCTTTATCTTTATCGTACTTGCTACTCTGATAACGGCCGCAAGCGTAGCTATCGCCGGTATCATCGGCTGGGTAGGGCTTTTGATGCCGCATGTTACGAGGCTGATTTACGGCCCCGATAACTCGCAGCTAGTTCCGATTTCGGCGATTTTAGGCGGGATATTTTTGATGCTAACCGACGTCGCGGCTAGAAGCGTGAGCTCGGCTGAAATCCCGCTAAGTATCCTAACCGCGCTTATAGGCGCTCCTATGATCGGCGTCATCATCGTTAAAAAAGGCAAAAGATGGTCTTAA
- a CDS encoding ABC transporter substrate-binding protein, which produces MRKIIPALLLLGATLGALEFTDQNGNKLRFDRSVKSVALFPVPLASFSLSVENNVSRLASVHPMAKKNIERGMLGKMIKGAASIPAGGIGEDFTPNIEELLKLSPDLVVQWGMRGEKIIEPLRKVGLNVALVNLSGTEEDPLFWFGMLGKIYEKEQKAEQILQNRAEVRAKIENFVKGLSKKPKVLFIFGRDKSYEAAGGGTYFDYEIKLSGGVNAANFGGFRILNKEEILAQNPDVILLSNFDELTPRDFFSDKILKNVKAVKQKAVYKMPLGGDMWEPPTGESHLGWAWFSVLFSGQAHINLKDEMKKSYKLLYGYDLNDDEIAQILRFDLNGESKFYELFR; this is translated from the coding sequence TTGAGAAAAATAATACCCGCTTTATTGCTACTAGGCGCGACGCTGGGCGCGCTTGAATTTACCGATCAAAACGGCAATAAGCTTCGCTTCGACCGCTCCGTTAAGAGTGTAGCGCTGTTTCCGGTACCGCTAGCCTCGTTTTCTCTTAGTGTCGAAAATAACGTATCTCGCCTAGCCTCCGTCCATCCGATGGCCAAGAAAAACATCGAGCGCGGAATGCTCGGAAAAATGATCAAAGGCGCGGCTAGTATCCCCGCAGGCGGTATAGGAGAGGATTTTACCCCAAATATCGAGGAGCTACTAAAACTATCGCCCGATCTTGTCGTGCAGTGGGGCATGAGAGGCGAAAAGATCATCGAGCCGCTGCGAAAAGTAGGGCTAAACGTAGCTTTGGTAAATTTAAGCGGCACGGAGGAAGATCCGCTTTTTTGGTTTGGGATGCTGGGTAAAATTTACGAAAAAGAGCAAAAGGCGGAGCAAATTTTACAAAACAGAGCCGAGGTAAGAGCTAAGATCGAAAATTTCGTAAAAGGGCTTAGCAAAAAACCGAAGGTTCTTTTTATATTTGGCAGAGATAAAAGCTACGAGGCAGCTGGCGGCGGGACGTATTTTGACTACGAGATAAAGCTAAGCGGCGGAGTAAATGCGGCGAATTTCGGGGGATTTAGAATTTTAAATAAAGAAGAAATTCTCGCGCAAAATCCGGACGTTATCTTACTTAGCAACTTTGACGAGCTAACGCCGCGGGACTTTTTTAGCGACAAAATTTTAAAAAACGTAAAGGCCGTCAAGCAAAAAGCCGTCTATAAAATGCCTCTGGGAGGCGATATGTGGGAGCCGCCTACGGGCGAATCGCACCTGGGCTGGGCATGGTTTAGCGTGCTGTTTTCGGGGCAGGCGCATATAAATTTAAAAGACGAGATGAAAAAGAGCTACAAGTTGCTCTATGGCTACGATCTAAATGACGATGAGATAGCTCAAATTTTACGCTTCGACCTAAACGGAGAGAGCAAATTTTACGAGCTTTTTAGATAA